One window of Medicago truncatula cultivar Jemalong A17 chromosome 2, MtrunA17r5.0-ANR, whole genome shotgun sequence genomic DNA carries:
- the LOC11423588 gene encoding putative FBD-associated F-box protein At5g56820: MDRIGSLPDDILTRILSSVPTKQAVATSILSKQWIHLWRYVPVLDFTETNLEDLESIRRFKEFVSSVLLSRKAAGNHSINTFILGIQRYSSRTHERHSSPITPTYYNNMSRKLTLAPSLPISILTCTTLVVLKLRWFWFFMDANSHYNFPSLKTLHLKDIYLHHQHEFTFLLDACPLLEDLQLSNIHFGPSARFSSLYRNQQLSGSSLKRLNKADITDHDCYFMVKSLSNVEFLRIQLCKGYCPPNDFSTFHNLTHLVLNYSCDIIVQVLHHCPKLQNLEFYEDFSTTRGLQNWVDPESVPSCLSLNLTTCNMRDFDEGQQRNRIMLARFILQNARVLETMPIWCYMRWPKAERVLFSCPRASVTCQLSIDCGCKFTFIRKGKRTKKNRRAKNGR; this comes from the exons ATGGATAGGATAGGAAGTTTACCAGACGATATTCTGACTCGCATACTCTCTTCTGTTCCCACCAAACAAGCCGTAGCCACATCCATTCTTTCAAAGCAATGGATTCATCTTTGGCGTTACGTTCCCGTTCTCGACTTCACCGAAACCAACTTGGAAGACCTAGAATCCATTCGCCGCTTCAAGGAATTCGTCTCTTCCGTCTTGCTCTCGCGAAAAGCCGCAGGTAATCATTCCATCAACACTTTCATCCTCGGCATTCAACGCTATTCCTCTCGAACTCATGAACGCCATTCCTCTCCAATAACACCAACTTACTACAATAATATGAGTAGGAAACTAACATTAGCCCCTAGTTTGCCTATTAGTATATTAACTTGTACAACCCTTGTTGTTCTCAAACTCCGTTGGTTTTGGTTCTTTATGGATGCTAATTCTCATTATAATTTTCCCTCACTAAAGACACTACATTTGAAAGACATTTACCTTCATCATCAACATGAATTTACGTTTCTTCTGGATGCTTGTCCACTTCTTGAAGATCTTCAACTATCTAATATACACTTTGGCCCTTCCGCTCGTTTCTCTTCTCTATATCGTAACCAACAATTAAGCGGCTCAAGCTTAAAAAGGTTGAACAAAGCAGATATAACCGACCATGATTGCTATTTTATGGTGAAATCACTTTCAAATGTGGAGTTTCTACGCATACAACTATGCAAG GGTTATTGTCCACCTAATGACTTTTCTACATTCCATAATTTGACTCATCTGGTGCTCAACTATAGCTGTGATATAATTGTACAAGTGCTCCACCATTGCCCTAAGCTTCAAAATCTTGAATTTTACGAG GATTTCAGCACTACAAGAGGTTTGCAAAATTGGGTGGATCCTGAATCTGTTCCAAGTTGTCTTTCATTAAACCTTACAACTTGCAATATGCGGGACTTTGATGAAGGCCAACAACGTAATCGCATTATGTTAGCAAGGTTTATTCTGCAGAATGCAAGAGTTTTAGAAACTATGCCAATCTGGTGCTACATGAGATGGCCCAAAGCAGAAAGAGTATTATTCTCATGTCCAAGGGCTTCTGTAACATGTCAACTTTCAATTGACTGTGGCTGCAAGTTTACTTTTATAAGGAAAGGGAAAAGAACCAAGAAGAATAGAAGAGCTAAGAATGGAAGATAA
- the LOC11423589 gene encoding putative FBD-associated F-box protein At5g56820: protein MDRLGSLPDDILTRILSSVPTKQAVATSILSKRWIHLWRYVPVLDFTETNMEDLESVRRFKEFVSSFLLLRKAAGNHSINTFILGIQRYSSPIHAPGDNYLDMMRRTTYHNTLIRKLTLAPSLPISILTCTTLVVLKLRWFWFFKDANSHYNFPSLKTLHLKDIYLHHQHEFTFLLDACPLLEDLQLSNIHFDPSARFSSLYRKQQLRCSSLKRLNKADITDHGCYFMVKSLSNVEFLRIQLCKGYCPPNDFPTFHNLTHLVLNYNCDIIVQVLYHCPKLQNLDFYEDLNTTRDYKQNWVDPESVPSCLSLNLTTCNMRDFVVVDQHRNRIMLARFILDNARVLETMSIWCYKRWPKAERVLSSCPKASATCQLTIDCGCKFTFKRHNKRTKNGR from the exons ATGGATAGGTTAGGAAGTTTACCAGACGATATTCTGACTCGCATACTCTCTTCTGTTCCCACCAAACAAGCCGTAGCCACATCCATTCTTTCGAAGCGATGGATTCATCTTTGGCGTTACGTTCCCGTTCTCGACTTCACAGAAACCAACATGGAAGACCTAGAATCCGTTCGCCGCTTCAAGGAATTCGTTTCTTCCTTCTTGCTCTTGCGAAAAGCCGCAGGTAATCATTCCATCAACACTTTCATCCTCGGCATTCAACGCTATTCCTCTCCAATTCATGCTCCCGGTGATAACTACTTGGATATGATGAGAAGAACAACTTACCATAATACGTTGATTAGGAAACTAACATTAGCCCCTAGTTTGCCTATTAGTATATTAACTTGTACAACCCTTGTTGTTCTCAAACTCcgttggttttggttttttaagGATGCTAATTCTCATTATAATTTTCCCTCACTCAAAACACTACATTTGAAAGACAtttatcttcatcatcaacatgaATTTACGTTTCTTCTGGATGCATGTCCACTTCTTGAAGATCTTCAACTATCTAATATACACTTTGACCCTTCCGCTCGTTTCTCTTCTTTATATCGTAAACAACAATTAAGATGCTCAAGCTTAAAAAGGTTGAACAAAGCAGATATAACCGATCATGGTTGCTATTTTATGGTGAAATCACTTTCAAATGTGGAGTTTCTACGCATACAACTATGCAAG GGTTATTGTCCACCTAATGACTTTCCTACATTCCATAATTTGACTCATCTGGTGCTCAACTATaactgtgatataattgtacAAGTGCTCTACCATTGCCCTAAGCTTCAAAATCTTGACTTTTATGAG GATTTGAACACTACAAGagattataaacaaaattgggTGGATCCTGAATCAGTTCCAAGTTGCCTTTCATTAAACCTTACAACTTGCAATATGCGGGACTTTGTTGTTGTAGACCAACACCGTAATCGCATTATGTTAGCAAGGTTTATTCTGGATAATGCAAGAGTTTTAGAAACTATGTCAATCTGGTGCTACAAGAGATGGCCTAAAGCAGAAAGAGTATTATCCTCATGTCCAAAGGCATCTGCAACATGTCAACTTACAATTGATTGTGGCTGCAAGTTTACTTTTAAAAGGCATAACAAAAGAACTAAGAATGGAAGATAA
- the LOC11418826 gene encoding laccase-14 produces MSYDSSQMMVSNKFKTLNFFALSILYVYLIHTANGKVHHHKFVVKSSSFTRLCSTKNILTVNGEFPGPTLKAHRGDTLIVKVYNQADYNITIHWHGARQVRNPWSDGPEYITQCPIKSGNMFKQIIHLTTEEGTIWWHAHNGWARATVHGAVIIYPKHGHTYPFPKPHAEVPIILGEWWKEQVMEIPNVANKTGGEPILSNAYTINGQPGYLYPCSKKDTFKMIVDYGKTYLLRIINGVMDEELFFAIKNHKLTVVGKDGLYLKPIKTDYIMITPGQSMDILMEANQPLGHYFMAARSYSSTFGAGFDNTTTTALLIYTDSHHHHHKKKPILPQLPPYNKTQASTSFTKKFRSLATKTHPINVPTEVDTHLLFTISVNLLNCTQDKPCTGPFGKRFAASVNNISLVHPYIDFLSAYYYKIPGVFEMDFPRIPTREFNYTADKLPEYFLSTSFGTKVLVLDYDASVELVLQGTNVLASDNHPVHLHGYSFYVIGWGFGNFDPKNDPKNYNLIDPPEETTVGVPNNGWVAIRFRADNPGMWLLHCHIERHATWGMSMVFLVKDGPNPQTQMLPPPRDLPKC; encoded by the exons ATGTCATATGATTCTAGCCAAATGATGGTCTCCAACAAGTTCAAGACCTTAAATTTTTTTGCACTCTCTATACTTTATGTTTATCTGATTCATACTGCAAATGGAAAAGTTCATCATCACAAGTTTGTG GTaaaatcttcatctttcacaaGACTATGTAGTACCAAGAACATCTTGACGGTAAATGGGGAATTTCCAGGTCCAACATTGAAAGCTCATAGAGGAGATACGCTTATAGTCAAGGTTTATAACCAGGCAGATTATAACATAACAATACATTG GCATGGAGCAAGACAAGTGAGGAATCCATGGTCAGATGGACCTGAATACATAACACAATGCCCAATTAAATCAGGAAATATGTTCAAACAAATTATACATTTGACCACAGAAGAAGGAACAATATGGTGGCATGCACATAATGGTTGGGCAAGAGCTACAGTTCATGGGGCTGTCATCATTTATCCCAAACATGGACACACTTATCCCTTTCCTAAACCTCATGCTGAGGTTCCAATTATACTAG GAGAGTGGTGGAAAGAACAAGTAATGGAAATTCCAAATGTAGCAAACAAAACTGGAGGAGAACCAATTCTATCAAATGCATATACCATAAATGGTCAACCTGGTTATCTATATCCCTGCTCCAAAAAAG ATACTTTCAAGATGATTGTGGACTATGGAAAAACATATCTTCTTCGAATAATCAATGGAGTAATGGATGAAGAACTTTTCTTTGCcattaaaaatcacaaattgaCAGTAGTTGGTAAAGATGGATTATActtaaaaccaataaaaacagATTACATAATGATCACACCTGGCCAATCTATGGACATTCTAATGGAAGCAAATCAACCTCTTGGTCATTATTTCATGGCTGCAAGATCATACTCTAGTACTTTTGGTGCTGGTTTTGATAACACAACCACAACAGCTTTACTTATATATACTGAttctcatcaccatcatcacaaaaaaaagCCAATTCTTCCTCAACTTCCTCCTTACAACAAAACACAAGCATCGACTAGCTTTACAAAGAAATTCAGAAGCCTTGCTACAAAAACTCATCCAATAAATGTTCCTACAGAAGTTGACACACATTTGTTGTTCACAATTTCTGTTAATTTGCTCAACTGTACTCAAGATAAACCCTGCACCGGTCCGTTCGGAAAAAGGTTTGCAGCTAGTGTGAACAACATTAGTCTAGTGCATCCATATATTGATTTTCTAAGTGCCTATTATTATAAAATCCCTGGTGTATTTGAAATGGATTTTCCAAGAATTCCAACAAGGGAATTCAATTACACAGCTGATAAGTTACCAGAATATTTTTTGAGTACATCATTTGGCACAAAGGTGTTGGTTTTGGACTATGATGCAAGTGTTGAGCTTGTACTGCAAGGGACTAATGTGTTAGCAAGTGATAATCACCCTGTTCATTTGCATGGATATAGTTTCTATGTAATTGGTTGGGGTTTTGGGAATTTTGATCCTAAAAATGATCCTAAAAACTATAATCTTATTGATCCACCAGAGGAAACTACAGTTGGAGTACCAAATAATGGTTGGGTTGCTATCAGATTCAGGGCTGATAATCCAG GTATGTGGTTGCTGCATTGCCACATAGAACGACATGCTACTTGGGGAATGAGTATGGTGTTTCTGGTGAAAGATGGTCCTAATCCTCAGACACAAATGCTTCCACCCCCTAGGGATTTACCCAAATGTTAA